CTTTGAAAACTTCCTGATCACGCCCGTGGATTTGATGTCTTCCAGCGCTTTGTTGGATTTTGCTGCAGCGTTCTCTGGAAGGTTGAATTTATTAAACAAGCTGtcaacatcttttttgatgttCTCAAAATCTAGTTGAGAAAACTGCTGCTCTCTCATGCTGATCAATGTGGAGTTGCTGGTTGGATCACTAGATGCACGTCTGGGCCTTGGAGAATAAGGAACAGTTCCTGGTAAAATGCCATCAATAGCTTCTTCAAAGTCATCCTCTTCCATGGGTTTAGGCTGACAGGAATCTGAGTTGGGTCTCACAAGGAAGTCTGCGTGTTTTGTCTTCAGCTCGTTCATCATTttgacaaacttttttttagcaaacttgAAAAAGCTGCGTTTGCAAACTGCTTGGTCGGCACTGGCGATACCTTGTGAAGGTGCGGCCTGTGAGACAAGAAAGTCTCTCACTTTATCAAATATTAACCCTATATTAAAATGAGGTCTTGGTGAGCATCTTTTGTCACTGCTGCTAGCTACATCTCCCAAGTCCTGAGAATGCAGGTCATCTAATACAGTTTTGACAATGTCAGATGCTACATTATGAGCTTCCAGAGAGGTTCTGGGAGAAAGGACAGCATTTTCAGCCTCTTCTGTAAGGTCTCGTGTCTTACTGGACCATTTGGCAAGGATGTCAGTCACAGCTTCAATCACTGAGGGGATGGAGATCTCGGATTTTACGCTCCGAGGCAGTTCACATCTCTCTGGTTCCTCTATTTCCATAATCTCTTCTGGAGATTCAGAGCTGTTGTGTGGAGCATACATATTTTCTGCAATCTCACATTTGTCTTGTGGGACTTGAAAAGCACAAGCAATGCTACCAGGGAGGGAGTCTCTGAATTGAGTGTTGAAGTTCTCCAAAACTGTACTCACAGCAGCCTGAGATGCACTCTTTTGCATGTGCTCCTGAAACACTGTCATATTTGTCAAGATGTCCACAGAGAGTATCCCATCAGCCACTGTAGCTTGTGTGGCTGAGTCCAAAGTCCCTTCAGCTAACATGTTCCGCTGTGCTGTAGATATTCTTGCGAAATGTTTTATTAGGATGGGCAGAAGAGGTGTGATAGTGTTGTCCATCTGGAAACCGGTTTGGTCCATTTTGGTATGTTCTGTTCACAAAGCTCTGCTTTTCTTCCGTTTATTTGAAACTTACTGTAAAGTGTTTAGTAATGTGTAGAGTAAGTAATTTTCTTGGAAATTGTATCTTGCTTAATGTTTTCACTACTGTCTACCTCGCTATGGTTTCTGACTGTGGTCTGGAAGTCCCTTGTCAAGAGTGAAAACTGAATGTAGAATTTAGTTACCAGCACACTTTATATAGTCAGGACTATATGACATCACGTGTATTGATTCACATCAAAGCACAGCGTCACACATCAAAGgaatttgaatttaaacacAAAGTCCTGCAGGCGGACTCAAATTTCCCTTATTGACTTTATTGAGAACGTCAGCatatacatacaacatataaaGACATTCATCATTTCATTGTCCAGGGGTATAAAAATAATTGAACATTCATTACGATCACAGCAATTAATCATTTACAACCAGCGCCGATCACGCGTCAGAGGCAATGGAATTGGAACACAAACCCACGCGTGCAGCAGGCGTCTGCACAcacaacaatcaatcaatcttgCACGAAGAAATCAATTAGCTGCAGGACTTTTTATTTCTTAGCTACCGTGTGGAAATAAATTCTCAAATTAAATCGAAATATGTTCTCATACGATCACCGATTGTCATAtgcctaaataaataaagtgtgaaTTAATCTTATCTTGTGTGGTCAATAAATTATGCCTCTCCTCTGCCAGCACTGCCTAACGTTATAATGGTTACAGTATCATTTTTTGGACATTAAACAGGCAATCAATGCTGTCAGGTCAGTATCAAAGCCATTATTggataaaatactgtaaaattcGCCTTTTTTACAATCTGTGCGCACGAGTTTAGCGGTTCATGATTTCGGTAGAAACAAGTCTGTGTccagtttaattaaatttatattattaaatgatGAGTGCTCCTGACAGTAGGGGGGAAGGTTCAAAGTATTAATGTAAGAAAATGACAAGCCTGTTCTGTTGACTTGCACTGTGACCCAGGAGCAGATCACTTTTTGTAAATAATGAATGCCCTTTACCAATAGTTTGCAACTTGTTAAGTAATACtggtcatttcattttattttatttgaacgTGTTTTGGTCTGCTGTACCTTTTATTGTccaggaatttatttttgtaatgtacagAAGATTAAAGTTTTctagttgtctgtatgtgtgtgttttaaaatacattttttaattatatttattatgctATACGGGCATTTAGCAaggtatttttaatgcattaataatgaattattgtcttactgaatggtttcataaagcagctttGTAGTATATTGATAGCGGCTCTTGGAGTATACTAGTAAGAAACTAATAATCAgaaagtatattaaaatatattgcaattattttaaagttgagtttaagtatttctaaaagaacacttaacatactttaagttgttccaaaataacacatttaatatacacttagtatggtacaattaaaatgtaataagtgcatcaagaaaaagtacaaattatatatatttctttttcaccgGGGACTTCATACAGCAGGTCCAGGTGACTTCTGGCTGCAGAGTCACTACATATTAATATTTCCTTATAACTAATTTGTTCTATCCATTCCAAAGTCATCAATATTGCCAACAGTTCAACTGTAAACACTCAGATTTTCAGATGTTCTACTTGATAAAAGAACAACAACTGCAGACTCTGTTGCATCTGTTTGCATGTCCTTTGACCCATCTGTAAAAATTTGAATACTTTCCTTACTGTCCCTATAGCTATAATATACATTAGTTAAATCAGCAGTTTTATTATTGCATTTAATCTTACGTAATTCCAAATCTACGCATGGTGTTTCTAATTCCCCGACAGGTCTAATAGGCCACACCACATTTGCGCCAAACTCTTTATCATACTCCTGCGTCCTTTGCCATTTGATCTAaatcttgttttttgtgttgtctcCTTCTCCCAGCATGTCCGCAGCACCCTTTTTGCTGGATAGCCATCTCCATGCCCTCTTAGAGTGATCTAGTAATTAGCCCCCAGCTGCTTCCGCCTCAACCACCGTGGCATTTCACCTGCTTCAACTTGGAGAGCACATACAGGGGAGGTCCTAACCGCTCCTAAACACACTCTTAAAGCCCAAGCTTGTATAACATCCAGGTCTGCTAATACAGATTACTGAACCGTATACTTCCACCTCATGACATTTATAGCCTACCTTTTTGACACCATATCTAATATGTTCTCTCcatgttaataaaatacattccCAAAAAACGAAAACGCTCAAGTCTCTCTAAATTATTTGGTCCGTGGTTCGTTTGAACCACAAAACGAATAAACCACCTTTTTTTTCGTTTGTCGTTTCAAACCAAAAACTAAGaaacgaaaaaaaaaaagacccgTTCTCCCATTTTTGGTTTCTAAATCCAAAACCCCGTTTCCGTTTGAAGATAGTTAAGAAAAGACAGACCGGTGAGCCAGGTGACCCGGAAGTAAGAGTTGGCTATAGATCTTTCAGAACGGTCGGATCAGTAGCATAATGCAGCACTAACGTTATACCAGGGTGAcgttagatgaaaataaataaatacacctgGACCGAGACAAATGCGTTAGCAACAGCAGTTGATTGCATGCTctataatattgtgcatttattcaTATAAACAGCAAGAGTCACGTTTTTTTAAGCGCATTGTTTGGTGCAGTACAGTTGGTAGGCTAATATAGGTTAACCTAAGAaattattgtgtgtgcagagttgttactgtcagcgctatatttttaaatattaaataaacatttaatgtgGTTCCCACCGCAATGAAccaagctgtttcccctttctaccagcaggtggcagtatttaaatgaaggCCTGTACTGTGTctatattaaatgttttgaatccagattactgatacagatgtatttattgttgttcatttcatttggtttttatatttatatatatatattatatatatttatgcttTATTTGCAGCCTAGTTATCATCTTGATCATTCACCCTCAGCCCAGAGTTAAACTTGCGTACCCTTCTGTTCTAACCTGGTTCTAacactgctgtcagcttctcagcagctctgacaacaAACTCACATCAGAAATGTTCTAATGTAGGCCATCTGGCCAAAAGAAGGATTTACCAGTGTGCTATATACTGTGTGAATCTTTCTTCTCCATACACATTCCAGTGTGTAACATACAGCACTCCCATTGTATCATGCAAGTGAAGAGAATCCATACAAGTCTTTCCATACAGCATTTATCCAATATATATATCACATAGATGCTTTCAAAGTCATTGAATGTACAATCTCACCTTCTCCACGGATGCACTAGTTTGTAAGGAGGGACATCTTGTACTCAATCCTGAGCGAGACAGGAAGCCAGTAAATTCAGAAAATTCTAAAAGGTTCAGAAACTTTGAGCACCACTGTATAGCATACATCCATGGCAATAATTAACGTCATGTAATATTATGTAATATTATAAATGTACGAGCTATGGCTGCAGAACTGATTGTGAAGCCATAAGGTAACACATGAGGTTCTCAAGAGCAGCAGGCCTGTAGAAAGTAACTATTGTTACTAACTACTAGTAACTATTAGAGTAACTGAAACTGCATTGGTATCTGGCCTTCTTAATTTCTAATAGTGTCCCTCAAAGTGTTGACCTCAGACTCCACACCTGATCAACAATCAGGGCCACAGTGCTGACTTTATAGGTGCGGGCATACTGTAGGCTACTTTTTTAAGGTTTTCCTCATccaagcctgtgtgtgtttttgaataatatatacataaatgcCAGTTTGCTTTTTACTCATAAGGGAGAAGCTGCTCTCATAAAACATAGGAGGGAAGAACTGCTTGGTCAGGTCAAAGTTCAACTAAATAGCCAAAGTAGTCTTTTTCTTgaatttttgtttgtatttgttagtATACAGTTTTACAATATCagctttaatgaacaaagtgtttaaacgttttgcacattctttcagagccaaagccaacaNNNNNNNNNNNNNNNNNNNNTTCTCCATACACATTCCAGTGTGTAACATACAGCACTCCCATTGTATCATGCAAGTGAAGAGAATCCATACAAGTCTTTCCATACAGCATTTATCCAACATATATATCACATAGATGCTTTCAAAGTCATTGAATGTACAATCTCACCTTCTCCACGGATGCACTAGTGGGTAAGGAGGGACATCTTGTACTCAATCCTGAGCGAGACAGGAAGCCAGTAAATTCAGAAAATTCTAAAAGGTTCAGAAACTTTGAGCACCACTGTATAGCATACATCCATGGCAATAATTAACGTCATGTAATATTATGTAATATTATAAATGTACGAGCTATGGCTGCAGAACTGATTGTGAAGCCATAAGGTAACACATGAGGTTCTCAAGAGCAGCAGGCCTGTAGAAAGTCCAAAAACACAAGGCTGCCAATGCTGAGAATGTCTTCTCAGGACGTCAGTCAGGTGTGTGaggccatatttaaaatgttgtggCTGATATTGTACAACAGTATGCttaaatcttttcatttcaagcaaaaaaacTATTAGAGTAACTGAAACTGCATTGGTATCTGGCCTTCTTAATTTCTAATAGTGTCCCTCAAAGTGTTGACCTCAGACTCCACACCTGATCAACAATCAGGGCCACAGTGCTGACTTTATAGGTGCGGGCATACTGTAGGCTACTTTTTTAAGGTTTTCCTCATccaagcctgtgtgtgtttttgaataatatatacataaatgcCAGTTTGCTTTTTACTCATAAGGGAGAAGCTGCTCTCATAAAACATAGGAGGGAAGAACTGCTTGGTCAGGTCAAAGTTCAACTAAATAGCCAAAGTAGTCTTTTTCTTgaatttttgtttgtatttgttagtATACAGTTTTACAATATCagctttaatgaacaaagtgtttaaacgttttgcacattctttcagagccaaagccaacacctgtctgattccaacaccaacaatctagttgatcacttcaatcatatctgcttgttgtcactaaatattactgctcctctaaaggttagacctacgtctaaagctagtaagcaaccctggataaatgacagcattcgcagcccaaaaagggaatgcaggaaagcagagcgcagatggaaaaatccagtctccaagtctgttacctcagtctgaaggatttattaactaactacaataacatggttaaggatgcgagaacacgctatttttctgaactcattactacacataaacacaatcccaggtttctgtttaagactgtggatcagctggtgaacccaacccctccttgtgcctgggtattattgtctttacacttgttacagcactttgtaacttgtttttgaaaagtgctctacaaataaagattataattattattttcctcTATTCATTTTGAGTAATAGGCTGCTCTGGCGCtgcggagggccttcctatacaTTTTCACACTATCCTGCCACATTGAATGAGAATCTTCATGATGTGTAAGACGCCgtttcctctcaagtttctgtGATGCTCTCTTTAACTTGCGTGTTTGACTGTTGTACCATAGATATGTGAGGGATGGACGTTAGCATAGGAGTCTATAGGAGGTATTATGAAACACGGAATTGAGTTACACACTGATGCATTTGAATCCTTAAACTTAACTACTAGCTTTGACAGAAGCCAACCGAATCAAGCCGTGAACTAAATGCAGTGCTGAGGCTCTCATTCTtgacgtccacatgaatattaaaatcccctactaTCATTACGTTatctgttttaaggactaagTCAGATAAAAATTCT
The window above is part of the Micropterus dolomieu isolate WLL.071019.BEF.003 ecotype Adirondacks unplaced genomic scaffold, ASM2129224v1 contig_14781, whole genome shotgun sequence genome. Proteins encoded here:
- the LOC123967009 gene encoding uncharacterized protein LOC123967009, coding for MDQTGFQMDNTITPLLPILIKHFARISTAQRNMLAEGTLDSATQATVADGILSVDILTNMTVFQEHMQKSASQAAVSTVLENFNTQFRDSLPGSIACAFQVPQDKCEIAENMYAPHNSSESPEEIMEIEEPERCELPRSVKSEISIPSVIEAVTDILAKWSSKTRDLTEEAENAVLSPRTSLEAHNVASDIVKTVLDDLHSQDLGDVASSSDKRCSPRPHFNIGLIFDKVRDFLVSQAAPSQGIASADQAVCKRSFFKFAKKKFVKMMNELKTKHADFLVRPNSDSCQPKPMEEDDFEEAIDGILPGTVPYSPRPRRASSDPTSNSTLISMREQQFSQLDFENIKKDVDSLFNKFNLPENAAAKSNKALEDIKSTGVIRKFSKELTDKIYGNLMARQTYKIPTVQRVRSASAPVRTKAYTATEDAVQKFLQQLLLWMEISDEVAGALTDIEDLITTVLIPPPENATIRLECPEASNRQTSRISSINDDEVSASVCMDFDGENLNVRVHVDSQQLRKCNVEVTSGAPEEVTSEPRAINYSCTPVPEGGDLSAASNDSSSSTSEQMTSKFITDLLMRLVTKAPLKTKRSMQMADINAIIKRLSDKVVDEIKFIGPVRKTKNSMTKVNKAMIKDLDREFGSPRKILEAAMASNHTSFDDAVVKYLKIHINALFNSPPKSAVSRFFSALGKAASTTFAWCIMCCGPVAYSSAVSH